From one Cyanobacterium stanieri PCC 7202 genomic stretch:
- a CDS encoding cytochrome c class I (PFAM: Cytochrome c~InterPro IPR003088:IPR009056~KEGG: cyt:cce_3264 cytochrome cM~PFAM: cytochrome c class I~SPTR: Cytochrome cM) produces the protein MNNQILETKINRPEVRNVIITISSVVVLTMVIVLSFWLLPSKNPYIQEVLSYQGNMERGEAIFNVNCAGCHGVQGVGNVGPTLTNVSKRKSEKSIINQVISGQTPPMPKFQPSAEDMADLLAYLRELN, from the coding sequence GTGAACAACCAGATATTAGAAACAAAAATTAATAGACCAGAAGTCAGGAACGTGATCATAACCATTTCCAGCGTTGTAGTGTTAACAATGGTAATAGTTCTCTCATTTTGGTTGTTACCCTCAAAAAATCCCTACATACAAGAAGTTTTATCCTATCAAGGCAATATGGAAAGGGGAGAAGCAATTTTTAATGTCAATTGTGCTGGTTGTCATGGTGTCCAAGGAGTCGGAAACGTAGGCCCTACATTAACAAACGTTTCTAAACGTAAATCGGAGAAAAGCATCATCAATCAGGTGATTAGTGGACAAACTCCTCCCATGCCCAAGTTTCAACCCTCAGCAGAAGACATGGCGGATTTACTCGCTTATTTACGGGAGTTAAATTAA
- a CDS encoding N-acylglucosamine-6-phosphate 2-epimerase (PFAM: Putative N-acetylmannosamine-6-phosphate epimerase~COGs: COG3010 Putative N-acetylmannosamine-6-phosphate epimerase~InterPro IPR007260~KEGG: cyt:cce_4750 N-acetylmannosamine-6-phosphate 2-epimerase~PFAM: N-acetylmannosamine-6-phosphate epimerase~PRIAM: N-acylglucosamine-6-phosphate 2-epimerase~SPTR: Putative N-acetylmannosamine-6-phosphate 2-epimerase): MKALKSSLIVSCQAPSDSPLHQPEMIGAIALASIMNGAKGVRIDSPSHIRAVRTLAPSIPIIGLWKQMGLNSSVYITPRYEDAVAVSEAGADIIAVDATLRPRPNGEQMADIIAKIKSNLGRLVMADIDTLESAIASSQAGADFIGTTLYGYTEDTVHKTPPNFDFLKELVNTIDKPIICEGGIKTPQDAKKALEMGVFAVVVGTAITGIDLQTREYVETINS; encoded by the coding sequence ATGAAGGCTTTAAAATCGAGTTTAATTGTTTCTTGTCAGGCGCCTAGTGATTCTCCTTTACATCAACCTGAGATGATAGGGGCGATCGCCCTTGCATCAATTATGAATGGGGCAAAGGGGGTTAGAATCGATAGCCCAAGCCACATTCGGGCTGTGCGTACCCTCGCACCTTCTATCCCTATTATTGGTTTATGGAAGCAGATGGGGTTAAACTCTTCGGTATATATTACCCCCAGATATGAGGATGCGGTGGCAGTAAGTGAGGCAGGGGCGGATATTATTGCGGTGGATGCTACCTTGCGCCCTCGTCCTAATGGGGAACAAATGGCGGATATTATCGCTAAAATTAAGTCAAATTTGGGTCGTTTGGTGATGGCGGATATTGATACCCTCGAAAGTGCGATCGCCTCTAGCCAAGCAGGGGCAGATTTTATAGGTACTACGTTATATGGTTATACAGAGGACACCGTCCACAAAACACCCCCTAACTTCGACTTTCTCAAGGAATTAGTCAACACCATCGATAAGCCAATCATTTGTGAAGGAGGGATAAAAACCCCCCAAGATGCTAAAAAAGCCCTCGAAATGGGAGTTTTTGCGGTGGTTGTGGGTACTGCCATCACAGGTATTGATTTACAAACAAGGGAATATGTGGAAACCATTAATAGTTAA
- a CDS encoding sodium/proton antiporter, CPA1 family (PFAM: TrkA-N domain; Sodium/hydrogen exchanger family~COGs: COG0025 NhaP-type Na+/H+ and K+/H+ antiporter~InterPro IPR006153:IPR003148:IPR016160~KEGG: cyc:PCC7424_1446 sodium/hydrogen exchanger~PFAM: sodium/hydrogen exchanger; TrkA-N domain protein~SPTR: Sodium/hydrogen exchanger; TC 2.A.36), which translates to MEESFTLTLLIIITVFAGISSQVLGEFFKIPSIVFLLIFGVLLGRDGLGILQPELLGVGLEVLVALAVAIILFEGGLNLELKQLDKVSGSLRNLVTIGTLITFIFGGMAAHWLAEFPWEIAFLYASLVVVTGPTVVGPLLKQVAVDKRVATLLEGEGVLIDPVGAILAVVVLDTILNSSAYSLEIVTGLLFRLGIGAIIGGVSGWLLGSFQKNANFVPEELKNLVVLAGVWGTFGLSQMIISESGLMATVTAGIVVRASGIPEERLLLRFKGQLTVLCVSVLFILLAADLSIDSIFALGWGSVFTVLVLMFLVRPLSILICTWNSDLNWRQKTFLAWIAPRGIVSASVASLFSILLTQNGINGGDSIKGLVFLTIMMTVFAQGLSAGAVANLLKIKSSYAGGAVIVGCNQLGRLIGRIYQNQGESVVLIDTDKDACEKAKQDNLPVFESSGLDPEVMEQAGITSVGTLVALTNNGDVNLMIAQRAIEEFAPPKVLAVFPKQNDNNVKANKQKINQPFINELPVKTWNQYLQDGLFRLGKTVIRGKGDAIDFQQVHIQALIASGEMLPLLVRRNGKLDIIQANEEWKLGDEIIYLLHDPRPQLLKRLSGVSASSRLNLEKLPKVEEIPLSVNIKQA; encoded by the coding sequence ATGGAAGAATCTTTCACTCTGACTTTACTAATCATCATAACCGTATTTGCAGGGATAAGTTCTCAAGTATTGGGAGAATTCTTCAAAATACCCAGTATCGTTTTCCTGCTCATCTTTGGGGTGTTATTGGGTAGAGATGGTTTAGGTATATTACAGCCCGAACTTTTAGGAGTGGGATTAGAAGTATTAGTCGCCCTCGCCGTAGCCATCATTTTATTTGAGGGAGGGTTAAACCTAGAATTAAAACAACTAGATAAAGTATCAGGGAGTCTAAGAAATCTCGTCACCATAGGAACTTTAATCACCTTTATCTTTGGTGGTATGGCAGCCCATTGGTTAGCCGAATTTCCTTGGGAAATCGCCTTTTTATACGCTTCCTTGGTGGTTGTTACAGGCCCCACGGTGGTTGGGCCATTATTAAAACAAGTGGCCGTAGATAAGCGGGTAGCCACCTTACTAGAAGGGGAAGGGGTTTTAATTGATCCCGTGGGTGCCATTCTCGCCGTGGTGGTATTGGATACCATCCTCAACAGTTCTGCCTATTCCCTCGAAATTGTCACAGGTTTGTTATTCCGTCTCGGTATTGGGGCGATTATTGGCGGTGTCAGTGGTTGGTTATTAGGTTCATTTCAAAAAAACGCCAATTTTGTGCCTGAAGAATTAAAAAATTTAGTCGTCTTGGCAGGGGTATGGGGTACATTTGGACTATCCCAGATGATTATTAGTGAGTCAGGGTTAATGGCGACGGTGACAGCGGGAATTGTGGTGAGGGCTTCTGGCATTCCCGAGGAAAGGTTACTATTGCGCTTCAAAGGGCAGTTAACGGTATTATGTGTATCGGTTTTGTTTATCCTCTTGGCGGCGGATTTATCCATCGATAGTATTTTCGCCTTGGGATGGGGAAGTGTCTTCACTGTTTTAGTATTAATGTTCTTGGTTCGCCCCCTCAGTATTTTGATTTGTACTTGGAATAGTGATCTCAATTGGCGCCAGAAAACCTTTTTAGCATGGATTGCACCTAGGGGTATTGTGTCTGCTTCTGTGGCTTCTTTGTTCTCAATTTTGTTAACCCAAAATGGTATTAACGGGGGAGATTCTATTAAGGGGTTAGTTTTCCTCACTATCATGATGACGGTTTTCGCCCAAGGTTTAAGCGCTGGTGCGGTGGCAAATTTACTCAAAATCAAGTCCTCCTATGCAGGGGGTGCGGTAATTGTAGGGTGTAATCAACTGGGGCGTTTGATTGGGCGCATTTATCAAAATCAAGGGGAGTCGGTGGTTTTAATTGATACGGATAAGGATGCTTGTGAAAAGGCTAAACAGGACAATTTACCTGTGTTTGAGAGTAGCGGTTTAGATCCTGAAGTGATGGAACAAGCTGGTATTACTTCTGTAGGAACTTTGGTGGCTCTTACTAATAATGGGGATGTTAATTTAATGATTGCACAAAGGGCGATCGAAGAATTTGCACCGCCGAAGGTGTTGGCTGTTTTTCCGAAGCAAAATGATAATAATGTGAAGGCAAATAAGCAAAAAATTAATCAGCCTTTTATTAATGAGTTACCTGTAAAAACTTGGAATCAATATTTACAAGATGGTTTATTTCGGCTTGGTAAAACGGTGATTAGGGGTAAGGGTGATGCTATCGATTTTCAACAGGTACATATTCAGGCTTTGATTGCTTCGGGCGAAATGTTGCCCCTTTTGGTGCGCCGTAATGGTAAATTGGATATTATTCAGGCTAATGAAGAATGGAAGTTAGGAGATGAGATTATTTATCTTCTTCATGATCCTCGTCCGCAATTATTGAAACGTTTATCGGGAGTTAGTGCTTCTTCTCGTCTCAATTTGGAAAAATTACCGAAGGTGGAGGAGATTCCTTTATCGGTGAATATCAAACAAGCGTAA
- a CDS encoding dimethyladenosine transferase (PFAM: Ribosomal RNA adenine dimethylase~TIGRFAM: dimethyladenosine transferase~COGs: COG0030 Dimethyladenosine transferase (rRNA methylation)~InterPro IPR001737:IPR011530:IPR020598:IPR020596~KEGG: npu:Npun_R4912 dimethyladenosine transferase~PFAM: ribosomal RNA adenine methylase transferase~SMART: Ribosomal RNA adenine methylase transferase-like~SPTR: Ribosomal RNA small subunit methyltransferase A;~TIGRFAM: dimethyladenosine transferase) produces the protein MAIRAKKKFGQHWLKSENALNNIIRTAQLSKGDRILEIGPGTGVLTERMLSYVDKLLAIEIDRDLCKLLVKKYGERDNFLLLEGDFLELDIDNILNNFPNFSNYNKVVANIPYNITGPIIEKLLGTIANPNPKPLESIVLLIQKEVGDRLVAEPNNKVYGALSLKVQYLADCEIACLVPAKDFSPRPKVDSVVVKITPRKLEKEVNNPRFLETIIKLGFASRRKMLKNNLKSLVDTDKLENILTELNLNPLARAENLGLSDWILLSDELEKSL, from the coding sequence ATGGCGATTAGAGCAAAAAAAAAGTTTGGACAGCATTGGTTAAAGAGCGAAAATGCTTTAAATAATATTATTCGTACTGCTCAATTAAGTAAGGGCGATCGCATCTTAGAAATTGGACCGGGTACTGGGGTTTTAACAGAGAGAATGTTATCCTATGTGGATAAATTATTAGCCATTGAAATTGACCGAGATTTATGTAAATTGTTAGTCAAAAAGTATGGGGAAAGAGATAATTTTCTTTTGTTGGAAGGGGATTTTTTAGAGCTAGATATTGACAATATTTTAAACAACTTTCCTAATTTTAGTAACTATAATAAAGTGGTCGCTAATATTCCTTATAATATCACTGGCCCTATTATTGAAAAACTCCTCGGCACCATTGCCAACCCTAACCCAAAACCTTTAGAATCAATCGTTTTACTCATTCAAAAGGAAGTGGGCGATCGCCTCGTAGCTGAACCCAACAACAAAGTTTATGGAGCATTATCCCTAAAAGTTCAATACCTCGCAGATTGTGAAATCGCCTGTTTAGTACCTGCCAAAGATTTTAGTCCTCGCCCCAAAGTTGATTCAGTGGTAGTGAAAATTACCCCTAGAAAATTAGAGAAAGAAGTTAATAATCCTAGGTTTTTAGAAACTATTATTAAGTTAGGTTTTGCTAGTAGAAGAAAAATGTTAAAAAATAACCTGAAATCTTTAGTTGATACTGATAAACTAGAAAATATATTAACAGAATTAAACTTAAATCCCCTAGCAAGGGCGGAAAATTTAGGTTTATCTGATTGGATTTTATTAAGTGATGAATTAGAAAAGAGTCTTTAA
- a CDS encoding DNA polymerase beta domain protein region (PFAM: Nucleotidyltransferase domain~COGs: COG1669 nucleotidyltransferase~InterPro IPR002934~KEGG: hth:HTH_0017 nucleotidyltransferase~PFAM: DNA polymerase beta domain protein region~SPTR: Putative uncharacterized protein) yields the protein MADILIKQNDILNKEKVLETIQKHKNIFTKYHVKTLALFGSTARNEATESSDLDFLVEFNITPTFDNYMDLKFYLEKLFKKPIDLVIKEDLKPIIKDQVIQEAFYVS from the coding sequence ATGGCAGATATACTAATAAAGCAAAATGACATCTTGAATAAAGAAAAGGTATTAGAAACAATACAAAAACACAAAAATATTTTCACTAAATATCATGTAAAAACTCTGGCTTTGTTCGGCTCAACAGCAAGAAATGAAGCAACAGAGAGTAGTGATTTGGATTTTTTAGTAGAGTTTAACATAACTCCTACATTTGATAATTATATGGACTTAAAATTTTATCTAGAAAAGCTATTCAAAAAGCCCATTGACTTAGTAATAAAAGAAGATTTAAAACCTATCATTAAAGACCAAGTAATTCAAGAAGCATTTTATGTCTCGTAG
- a CDS encoding protein of unknown function DUF86 (PFAM: Protein of unknown function DUF86~COGs: COG2361 conserved hypothetical protein~InterPro IPR008201~KEGG: cyc:PCC7424_5819 protein of unknown function DUF86~PFAM: protein of unknown function DUF86~SPTR: Putative uncharacterized protein) produces the protein MSRSINLYLKDIIISIDKIKKYTTNLTYDELLEDEKTIESVMYNLIIIGEATKKIPPEIRILYPNIEWQKIAGLRDVIAHGYFSININIIWNIIQTKLDDLKSCIQEIINE, from the coding sequence ATGTCTCGTAGTATTAATCTTTATTTAAAGGATATTATTATCAGTATTGATAAAATAAAAAAATATACAACTAACTTAACCTATGATGAATTATTGGAAGATGAAAAAACTATTGAATCTGTAATGTATAATCTGATCATTATAGGAGAAGCAACAAAAAAAATTCCTCCAGAAATAAGAATATTATATCCAAATATAGAATGGCAAAAAATAGCAGGATTAAGAGATGTTATTGCCCACGGTTATTTTTCTATTAATATCAATATTATCTGGAATATCATTCAAACAAAACTAGATGATTTAAAATCTTGTATCCAAGAAATAATCAACGAATGA
- a CDS encoding carotene isomerase (PFAM: FAD dependent oxidoreductase~TIGRFAM: carotene isomerase~COGs: COG1233 Phytoene dehydrogenase and related protein~InterPro IPR006076:IPR014101~KEGG: cyt:cce_1534 putative carotenoid isomerase~PFAM: FAD dependent oxidoreductase~SPTR: Carotene isomerase;~TIGRFAM: carotene isomerase), translated as MSKYDVIVIGSGIGGLVTATQLAAKGIKVLVLERYLIPGGSAGYFEREGYRFDVGASMIFGFGTEGTTNLLTRALDAVDMKMETYADPVQIHYHLPDNLDVKVHRDYDKYLDELYARFPDEEEGIKKFYDECWKVFNCLNTMELLSLEEVRYLTRVFFQHPLACLGLVKYLPLNVGDIARKYIKNPELLKFIDMECYCWSVVPADKTPMINAGMVFSDRHYGGINYPKGGVGQIALKLVEGLKNHGGEIIYGARVTEIVTQGNCAIAVRLSDGTEYQAERIVSNATRWDTFEKLIEKEKPAKEKRWEKNYKQSPSFLSLHLGVDAKVLPQGTECHHIILENWSEMESEQGTIFVSIPSLLDPSLAPEGYHVFHTFTPSYIDYWKGLSGQQYEYRKEEAAGRLIERLEKIFPGLDAGLDYMEIGTPRTHRRFLNRDNGTYGPIPRQKLRGLLSMPFNRTAIKNLYCVGDSTFPGQGLNAVAFSGFSCAHRIAVDLGY; from the coding sequence ATGAGTAAATACGATGTCATAGTAATCGGATCGGGTATTGGTGGCTTAGTAACCGCTACTCAACTAGCCGCTAAAGGTATCAAAGTATTAGTTTTGGAACGTTACCTTATCCCCGGAGGCAGTGCAGGATATTTTGAACGGGAAGGCTATCGTTTTGATGTGGGCGCTTCGATGATTTTTGGTTTTGGAACCGAAGGCACTACCAACCTCCTTACCCGTGCCTTGGATGCGGTGGATATGAAGATGGAAACCTATGCTGATCCAGTACAAATACACTACCATTTACCCGATAATTTGGATGTAAAAGTTCACCGAGACTATGACAAGTATTTGGATGAATTATATGCCCGTTTTCCTGATGAGGAGGAGGGTATCAAGAAGTTTTATGATGAGTGTTGGAAGGTGTTTAATTGTCTCAACACCATGGAATTGTTATCCCTTGAGGAAGTGCGTTATCTGACTCGGGTATTTTTCCAACATCCTCTCGCCTGTTTAGGATTGGTGAAATATTTACCTCTGAATGTGGGCGATATTGCCCGTAAATATATCAAAAATCCTGAGTTGTTGAAATTTATTGATATGGAGTGTTATTGTTGGTCTGTGGTACCTGCTGATAAGACTCCGATGATCAATGCAGGGATGGTATTTTCTGATCGTCATTATGGCGGTATCAATTATCCCAAAGGGGGAGTCGGACAAATTGCCCTTAAGTTGGTGGAGGGTTTGAAAAACCATGGGGGCGAAATTATCTATGGGGCAAGGGTTACAGAGATTGTTACTCAGGGTAACTGTGCGATCGCCGTTAGACTATCTGATGGTACAGAATACCAAGCCGAGAGAATCGTATCCAATGCCACCCGTTGGGATACCTTCGAGAAACTAATCGAAAAAGAAAAACCTGCCAAGGAAAAAAGATGGGAAAAAAACTATAAACAATCCCCTAGCTTTCTCAGTCTGCATCTAGGAGTTGATGCCAAAGTATTACCCCAAGGTACAGAATGCCACCATATCATCCTCGAAAATTGGTCTGAGATGGAATCGGAACAAGGTACAATTTTTGTATCTATTCCTAGCCTGCTTGATCCCAGTTTAGCCCCCGAAGGTTATCATGTTTTCCATACCTTTACTCCCAGTTATATCGACTACTGGAAAGGCTTATCAGGGCAACAATACGAATACCGCAAAGAAGAAGCCGCAGGAAGATTAATCGAGCGTTTAGAAAAAATATTCCCCGGTTTAGATGCAGGGTTAGATTACATGGAAATAGGCACCCCTCGCACCCACCGACGCTTTTTAAATCGTGATAATGGTACCTATGGCCCCATTCCTCGCCAAAAATTAAGGGGTTTGTTATCCATGCCTTTCAATCGCACAGCTATTAAAAATCTTTACTGTGTGGGAGATAGTACATTCCCCGGGCAGGGTTTAAATGCGGTGGCTTTTTCTGGGTTTAGTTGCGCCCACCGCATCGCTGTTGATTTGGGTTATTAA